From a region of the Salinispira pacifica genome:
- the purU gene encoding formyltetrahydrofolate deformylase, with amino-acid sequence MADSDTQRAILLLSCPDTRGIVAEVSYFITTYNGNILDSQQHSDPDTRTFFMRVEWDLAEFTIPAGKIASAFEPIAEKYAMDWRIEFSSRQHRMAIFVSQYDHCLYDLILRNREGETHADIRCVIGNHGKMQEIADIFDIPFYHMKVTKSNKAEVEKQQLDILEKEQIDVIVLARYMQILSDDFVSHYPNQIINIHHSFLPAFIGAKPYHQAYQRGVKIIGATSHYVTADLDEGPIIAQDVARISHRDSVKNLVARGRDLEKLVLTRAVKLHLEHRILPYGNKTVVFD; translated from the coding sequence ATGGCAGATTCAGATACGCAGAGGGCGATTCTTCTTCTTTCCTGTCCGGATACCCGGGGGATCGTTGCGGAGGTGAGCTATTTTATCACCACATATAACGGGAATATTTTGGATTCCCAGCAGCATTCGGACCCGGATACCAGGACATTTTTCATGAGAGTGGAGTGGGATCTTGCTGAGTTCACCATCCCGGCGGGAAAGATTGCGTCGGCATTTGAGCCCATTGCCGAAAAATATGCCATGGACTGGCGGATTGAGTTCAGTTCCCGGCAGCATCGGATGGCCATTTTTGTGAGCCAGTATGATCACTGCCTCTACGATCTGATTCTTCGCAACAGGGAAGGGGAGACCCATGCGGATATCCGCTGCGTCATCGGAAACCACGGGAAAATGCAGGAGATCGCCGATATTTTTGATATCCCCTTTTATCATATGAAAGTGACCAAGTCCAATAAAGCCGAGGTTGAGAAGCAGCAGCTTGATATTCTTGAGAAGGAACAGATCGATGTAATTGTTCTGGCCCGGTATATGCAGATTCTCAGCGATGATTTTGTATCCCATTACCCGAATCAGATTATCAACATTCACCATTCCTTTCTGCCGGCTTTCATCGGTGCTAAACCCTATCATCAGGCGTATCAGCGGGGGGTGAAGATAATCGGAGCCACCAGCCATTATGTGACCGCAGACCTTGATGAAGGGCCGATTATCGCCCAGGATGTTGCACGGATAAGCCACCGGGATTCTGTGAAGAATCTGGTTGCCCGGGGACGGGATCTGGAGAAGCTGGTTCTCACCAGGGCGGTGAAGCTCCATCTCGAGCACAGGATTCTGCCCTACGGAAATAAAACGGTGGTGTTTGATTAG
- the cyaB gene encoding class IV adenylate cyclase, with the protein MNTEIEMKAWVESPERTRELILRMGASLLRTYEKSDSYYAQTVPQAGNRDVRLRMDGDSAVVTMKDKTLHEGLETNSEREFTVSHPENFTFLLENSGYRLKITKHKEGEAYRFGEYLLELSHVRDLGWFLEIERVIPGDARPEQVEQSRTDIQKMFSTLEIPPSAVESRRYTQMLEERKG; encoded by the coding sequence ATGAACACGGAAATCGAGATGAAAGCATGGGTGGAATCCCCGGAGCGCACCCGGGAACTGATTCTCCGCATGGGGGCATCCCTTCTCAGAACGTATGAAAAATCAGACAGTTACTACGCCCAGACGGTTCCCCAGGCGGGAAACCGGGATGTACGGCTGCGGATGGACGGCGATTCGGCGGTGGTGACCATGAAGGACAAAACACTGCATGAAGGTCTTGAAACCAACAGCGAACGGGAGTTCACCGTCTCCCATCCCGAAAACTTTACATTCCTGCTGGAGAACTCGGGCTACCGGCTGAAAATCACCAAACATAAAGAGGGCGAAGCCTACCGGTTCGGGGAATACCTGCTGGAGCTATCCCATGTCCGTGACCTGGGCTGGTTTCTGGAAATTGAACGGGTTATTCCCGGGGATGCACGCCCTGAGCAGGTGGAGCAAAGTAGAACGGATATTCAAAAGATGTTCAGCACTCTGGAAATCCCCCCCTCGGCGGTGGAAAGCCGCCGCTATACCCAGATGCTGGAAGAACGGAAGGGCTGA
- a CDS encoding DUF6765 family protein: protein MNRIFHYYAVKFLALRGGIDEDNAEIIAFSSQLVDRSLIPVQVDTGAGAPYVIQPTHHFGFWDKSQEDEVWIPFHFFPSGDAVQAATRLKGKRPETPELVIPDSPPVKELLITGLKTRNPYRVGIALHSYADSWAHQNFLGRNSGINRIENFNPIPPAGHAQIGRNPDIWNLNWIDPRLKPELQIADNSRRFMAAAEKIYKYLATYSRRSFHDWELVKMELEDILFSGSSGKEPSAANTYPRPNGVAGDHRLEVEFRLKLGVDELDDALWFNEALEDLPTGSLLRRGNTDRFTAAEHEIRKLLQFRRMAPRKPRDNFQESHIYRWSEAAKAQLEDARRIIKNLC from the coding sequence ATGAACCGGATTTTTCATTATTATGCAGTAAAATTCCTGGCTTTGCGAGGGGGAATTGACGAGGATAATGCGGAGATTATTGCATTTTCCAGTCAGCTGGTTGACCGATCCCTCATCCCCGTCCAGGTTGATACCGGCGCCGGAGCGCCCTACGTCATTCAGCCCACCCATCACTTCGGATTCTGGGATAAATCCCAGGAGGATGAGGTGTGGATCCCCTTCCATTTTTTTCCTTCGGGGGATGCAGTCCAGGCGGCAACGCGGCTGAAAGGGAAGCGGCCGGAAACACCTGAACTGGTCATTCCCGACTCCCCGCCGGTGAAGGAACTGCTCATAACCGGGCTGAAAACCCGCAACCCCTACCGGGTGGGCATCGCTCTGCACAGCTATGCCGACAGCTGGGCACACCAGAACTTTCTGGGGCGGAACAGCGGCATCAACCGGATAGAGAACTTCAACCCCATTCCCCCTGCAGGACATGCCCAGATCGGCCGGAACCCGGACATCTGGAATCTCAACTGGATAGATCCCCGTCTGAAGCCCGAACTGCAGATTGCTGACAATTCCCGGAGGTTCATGGCTGCGGCGGAAAAGATTTACAAGTACCTGGCCACCTACAGCAGGCGGAGTTTTCATGACTGGGAACTGGTAAAAATGGAACTGGAGGACATACTCTTTTCCGGAAGCAGCGGGAAGGAACCGTCGGCGGCAAACACCTACCCCAGGCCCAACGGAGTGGCGGGGGATCACCGGCTGGAGGTTGAGTTCAGGCTGAAGCTTGGTGTGGATGAGCTGGACGATGCGTTGTGGTTCAACGAAGCCCTTGAGGACCTTCCCACCGGCAGTCTCTTGAGGCGGGGCAATACCGACCGCTTCACCGCCGCGGAACACGAGATCAGAAAACTTCTGCAGTTCCGCCGGATGGCGCCCAGAAAACCCCGGGACAATTTCCAGGAGAGTCACATATACCGATGGTCAGAAGCGGCAAAAGCCCAGCTTGAAGATGCCCGGAGAATAATCAAAAACCTTTGCTAG
- a CDS encoding HAD family hydrolase — MKIFSIPRTIDLICFDIDSTLYTHVEYAAHQYDVLYAALSRHLGQDVEELRQEIEAWRKQQAGGSEGNKPSLGTAFTRFGADISLSIRWRSEFIRPEDFLNEDIRLRKTLEILASPEHRSPPADAPRGRGTGNGVEFAAVTNNPTDIARRTLRRLGVDKYFSRIVGLDTAGESKPRSRHYDIALKSTDPANSLAVGDRYHVDIQPALERNMGAVLVDGVEDVYHLPEAIEEAWRRG, encoded by the coding sequence ATGAAGATATTTAGCATTCCCCGGACCATTGATTTGATCTGTTTTGATATTGACAGCACACTTTACACACATGTTGAGTATGCCGCCCATCAGTATGACGTGCTCTACGCTGCTCTCTCCCGCCATCTGGGGCAGGATGTGGAAGAGCTGCGCCAAGAAATTGAAGCGTGGAGGAAGCAGCAGGCCGGCGGGTCCGAAGGGAACAAGCCTTCCCTGGGTACGGCATTCACCCGTTTCGGTGCTGATATTTCCCTGAGCATCCGCTGGCGCTCTGAATTTATCCGGCCCGAGGATTTTCTCAATGAAGATATCCGGCTCCGTAAGACGCTGGAGATCCTGGCTTCCCCGGAGCATAGATCCCCTCCTGCCGATGCCCCCAGAGGCCGGGGCACCGGGAACGGGGTTGAGTTTGCAGCGGTGACCAACAATCCGACGGATATCGCCCGGCGCACTCTGCGCAGGCTTGGGGTGGATAAGTATTTCTCCCGCATTGTGGGGCTGGATACCGCAGGCGAGTCCAAACCCCGTTCCAGGCATTACGATATCGCCCTGAAATCGACTGATCCCGCCAACAGCCTGGCGGTGGGGGACCGATACCACGTAGACATCCAGCCGGCACTGGAGCGAAATATGGGGGCGGTGCTGGTGGACGGAGTGGAAGACGTGTATCATCTTCCTGAGGCCATTGAAGAAGCCTGGAGAAGGGGTTGA
- a CDS encoding diacylglycerol/lipid kinase family protein, with product MGDRRYNFFHVEESFRRVLRHSTLLPHDQWEFHLLINPGAGGFNLAGLRQTFSGSLPQGIRTLIDSSMEAVQNRSEQCSGEEVELYLHLSAYPGQAGHTASTIAESARHSDLNVMIVSIGGDGTHREIMDALQGHRDLEESSLCLFRFPLGSGNDAADAKTPEEAWLLLLETGGTRRSKALEIHYASRKIRRAYNIASLGIDAHIVRLTNHLKDRLPGNFYKFVTDISVPFYPRIYRIRDIVVKGRDAGGGDISLKFPLGLIAMGISGRRTYGHGLNILPSDENLCAIRLGGLGKNIRMKKALYESRHGDLDFVSLYSCSDLRVEYPGAVPIQFDGEVEMLDPRDFPLNMRVVDTDIPVFGYQKKS from the coding sequence ATGGGAGACCGCAGATATAATTTTTTTCATGTGGAGGAAAGTTTCCGCCGGGTGCTGCGGCATTCAACCCTGCTTCCCCACGATCAATGGGAGTTTCATCTTCTGATTAACCCCGGGGCCGGAGGCTTTAATCTTGCGGGTCTGAGGCAGACCTTTTCCGGATCATTGCCCCAGGGCATCCGTACCCTGATTGACAGCAGCATGGAAGCTGTTCAGAACCGCAGCGAACAGTGTTCAGGGGAAGAGGTGGAACTGTATCTGCACCTCAGTGCGTATCCCGGACAGGCGGGGCACACCGCATCCACAATTGCGGAATCCGCCCGTCACTCGGATTTGAACGTGATGATCGTGAGTATCGGCGGCGACGGCACCCACCGGGAAATTATGGATGCCCTTCAGGGCCACCGGGATCTGGAAGAGTCATCCCTGTGTCTGTTCCGTTTTCCCCTGGGGTCGGGCAATGATGCGGCGGATGCGAAAACTCCGGAGGAAGCCTGGCTGCTGCTCCTTGAGACCGGGGGGACCCGGCGTTCCAAAGCCCTGGAGATTCATTACGCCTCCCGGAAAATACGCCGGGCATACAATATTGCCAGTCTGGGTATCGACGCCCACATTGTGCGGCTTACCAACCATCTGAAGGATCGTCTTCCGGGAAATTTCTACAAATTCGTCACAGACATCTCGGTACCGTTTTACCCCAGGATTTACCGAATCAGAGATATCGTGGTGAAGGGCCGGGATGCAGGGGGCGGGGATATCAGCCTCAAATTCCCCCTGGGACTTATCGCCATGGGGATCAGCGGTCGCCGCACCTACGGTCACGGACTGAATATCCTGCCTTCGGATGAAAACCTCTGCGCAATCCGACTGGGCGGGCTTGGAAAAAATATCAGAATGAAGAAGGCATTGTATGAGTCACGCCACGGTGACCTGGATTTTGTCAGTCTGTACAGCTGCAGCGACCTCCGGGTGGAGTATCCCGGAGCCGTACCCATTCAGTTTGACGGAGAGGTGGAGATGCTGGACCCCCGGGATTTTCCTCTCAACATGCGTGTAGTGGATACGGACATACCGGTATTCGGGTATCAGAAGAAGTCGTAA
- a CDS encoding MBL fold metallo-hydrolase has protein sequence MQIRELDKTLQLHNDGQLTVFPVGTGSAFTKKNYQNNYILIKGDKHIMIDCGTRAPEALYQLGHAVTDIKNFLITHSHADHIGGLEEAILLGRYVKKQKPHIVITPKYEKLLWNDSLKGGSAWNESKKHGYLGFDDFFVPHRPKKYRGLDRDAWEIDYEGFNLIIFRTMHYPDNSESWKDSAFSTGLIIDKKVLFSGDTRFDRSMVETITSRFPIEYIFHDVQFFPGGVHAPFDELKTLAPEIKAKTILMHYPDNYLDYSDTISDEGFHSFVKAHTYYDFF, from the coding sequence TTGCAAATACGGGAACTGGACAAGACGCTTCAACTGCATAATGACGGTCAGCTGACTGTTTTCCCTGTGGGTACAGGGAGCGCATTTACCAAGAAAAACTACCAGAACAATTATATTCTGATAAAAGGCGACAAACACATCATGATTGATTGCGGTACTCGGGCTCCGGAAGCCCTGTACCAACTGGGGCATGCCGTCACGGATATCAAAAACTTTCTGATCACCCATTCCCATGCCGACCACATCGGCGGGCTGGAAGAGGCCATCCTTTTGGGCCGATACGTGAAAAAACAAAAGCCTCATATTGTTATCACCCCCAAATATGAAAAGCTGCTGTGGAACGACAGCCTCAAAGGGGGTTCCGCATGGAATGAATCCAAGAAACACGGATACCTTGGGTTCGATGATTTCTTTGTCCCCCACCGCCCCAAAAAGTACAGGGGTCTGGACCGTGATGCCTGGGAAATCGATTACGAAGGTTTTAACCTTATTATTTTTCGGACCATGCATTATCCGGATAACTCGGAAAGCTGGAAGGACAGTGCATTCAGTACCGGCCTGATTATCGATAAAAAGGTGCTGTTCAGCGGAGATACCCGCTTCGACAGAAGCATGGTTGAAACCATCACCTCCCGTTTCCCCATCGAGTACATCTTTCACGATGTGCAGTTTTTCCCGGGAGGTGTACACGCTCCCTTCGATGAACTGAAAACCCTGGCTCCGGAGATCAAGGCGAAGACCATTCTCATGCATTACCCGGACAATTACCTGGATTACAGCGATACAATCAGCGATGAAGGGTTCCACAGCTTCGTGAAAGCCCATACATATTACGACTTCTTCTGA
- a CDS encoding acyl-[acyl-carrier-protein] thioesterase: MKFSREYEVRGFEIDENYHLKPYHIASYFQDAMAQNFADNMLAAYDLQKEGRTWVLSDLCIDFLHQMPRWRTSVLVETWVSSIRGFRLTIDFRVSDSRGTPISQGSSSWVIVKKPGNRPEKIEPYARKLGEPHSPLYPGYRFHEPDLDGSPSPLPYGACGLRHPWEEDQKAWSICQPIRSYDIDFNGHVSNIRYIAGAVEAIPVELRSSLRPSSFRIKYLREAVLDQVLVSEVRTVHEDSDAIEYHHILKECESAVEFSRMVSVWKR, encoded by the coding sequence ATGAAATTCAGCCGTGAATACGAAGTTCGGGGATTTGAAATCGATGAGAATTACCATCTCAAGCCCTACCACATCGCCTCCTACTTTCAGGATGCCATGGCCCAAAACTTTGCCGACAACATGCTGGCGGCATATGACCTGCAGAAAGAGGGCCGCACCTGGGTGCTCAGTGATTTATGCATCGATTTTCTTCATCAGATGCCACGGTGGAGAACCAGCGTCCTGGTGGAGACCTGGGTGAGCAGCATAAGAGGTTTCCGGCTCACCATAGATTTCCGGGTCTCCGACAGCAGGGGTACACCAATTTCCCAGGGCAGCAGCAGCTGGGTAATTGTGAAAAAGCCGGGGAACAGACCGGAGAAGATCGAACCCTACGCCAGGAAACTGGGTGAACCCCACTCCCCCCTGTACCCCGGCTACAGATTTCACGAGCCTGATCTGGACGGCTCCCCGTCACCCCTTCCCTACGGCGCCTGCGGGCTGAGACATCCATGGGAGGAAGACCAGAAAGCCTGGAGCATCTGTCAGCCCATCCGCTCCTACGACATCGACTTTAACGGACATGTGAGCAACATCCGCTATATCGCCGGAGCCGTTGAAGCCATCCCCGTTGAACTGCGCTCCTCCCTTCGCCCCTCCAGCTTTCGGATTAAATATCTGCGGGAGGCCGTGCTGGACCAGGTGCTGGTATCCGAAGTGAGAACCGTCCATGAAGATTCGGATGCAATTGAGTATCATCATATTCTTAAGGAATGTGAAAGCGCTGTAGAATTTTCCCGAATGGTATCGGTCTGGAAACGCTGA
- a CDS encoding nitrilase-related carbon-nitrogen hydrolase, translating into MKVCMVQFQPSWLDPRKNFTALMNRSSELPDDCDLIIFPEMCTSGFAMNPEIFTPEIQDEADAVFSHLACETASAVIAGTVESTGGHFFNSAVFLDAEGKQRGIYRKIHPFSFVHEQEYFSPGPAGGEIFGHKHMRITPGICYDLRFPEMFRVSARQTNLIVIIANWPTSRIGHWKTLITARAVENQCFVAAVNRLGSDGNGVEYPGESMIAAPDGRTVRLNGNPLEDEVLSAEIDLGEVETIRQKFQFLPDMRHRIELT; encoded by the coding sequence ATGAAAGTTTGCATGGTACAGTTTCAACCCAGCTGGCTGGATCCCCGAAAGAATTTCACCGCCCTCATGAACCGTTCGTCTGAACTCCCGGACGACTGTGATCTGATTATCTTCCCGGAAATGTGCACTTCGGGCTTTGCCATGAACCCCGAAATTTTTACTCCGGAGATTCAGGATGAAGCCGATGCCGTATTCTCACACCTGGCGTGCGAAACAGCTTCCGCAGTGATTGCCGGGACGGTTGAATCGACCGGGGGTCATTTTTTCAACAGCGCCGTTTTCCTGGATGCTGAAGGAAAACAACGGGGCATATACAGAAAGATTCATCCCTTCAGCTTTGTTCACGAACAGGAATACTTTTCCCCCGGTCCCGCAGGGGGTGAAATTTTTGGCCATAAGCATATGCGAATCACTCCGGGTATCTGCTACGACCTGCGCTTTCCGGAAATGTTTCGGGTAAGTGCCCGGCAAACGAATCTGATCGTAATTATCGCCAACTGGCCCACATCACGGATCGGCCACTGGAAAACCCTGATCACCGCACGGGCGGTGGAGAACCAATGCTTCGTTGCCGCGGTGAACCGCCTGGGGTCAGACGGAAACGGTGTGGAATATCCCGGAGAATCCATGATCGCAGCACCCGACGGCAGAACTGTTCGGTTGAACGGAAATCCGCTGGAAGATGAAGTACTCAGCGCAGAGATTGACCTGGGTGAAGTTGAAACCATTCGTCAGAAATTTCAGTTTCTCCCGGATATGCGCCACAGGATAGAACTGACCTGA
- a CDS encoding alpha-amylase, producing the protein MHPKHQGRTTAAVWKASAFRIVLLSIMAAALVSCSNVVMNQDGSSAAAELEALSRSAGTGELPEIPSYQVNPTIYQAFYWDAYPGLWTQLEDIAAPLAEAGITDMWLPPAAKGFSGTYSVGYDVYDFWDLGEFDQKGTVPTRYGTRSELDAALQALDNMGIDAYFDVVFNHRMGADRQQYIDGMGNVWTDFDLNGRDVYYTPEAWGGLYHDFDWDWTAFNGIDGQLFPGKYWGNNYHWPYLMGNDVDHNRPEIVDEMKAWGEWIIEDVGFDGFRMDAVAHVDSDFTRDWVNHVQAVTDKDVFFVGEAWVGDVGGYLDHVGTGHLSAFDFALREDFVSLSSGNKDMRWWGGLVNSDKGSQAVTFVDNHDTSREGNPYGNPQVINYKNQAYAYILMKEQGVPTVFARDYEEFGMAPTLDTLIEARRYFAYGAGHEQSANTEAVYTYVREGLDSVPGTGLVMLISGRDWGIQETFSINSHQPNTEFYDYTGNVGGTVVTDASGYGNFPVSISESSGWSIWVPVADQEPPAPAGWSQAYFRGTPNSWSTSQMVKDADTGLWEFTAVFGSDNPRFKIDRYGDWTESYPQQDYLITDGSGEYLISFDDDGKEITAEKIDDGGTGSVTIHYAEYEYASEYIIHPWDGLSGNISMSYDGFYNDRHWWSATLENAPASFMFCFTNSNGSWDGVNREYGGQSGDIYVLPGESQLYELRP; encoded by the coding sequence ATGCACCCGAAACATCAAGGGCGTACAACTGCAGCAGTCTGGAAGGCATCGGCCTTCAGAATAGTGCTGCTGAGCATAATGGCAGCCGCATTGGTTTCATGCAGCAATGTGGTAATGAATCAGGACGGCAGCAGTGCCGCCGCTGAACTGGAAGCTCTCAGCAGAAGTGCGGGAACCGGAGAGCTTCCGGAAATTCCCTCATACCAGGTGAACCCCACCATTTATCAGGCGTTTTACTGGGATGCGTATCCCGGACTGTGGACGCAGCTTGAGGATATTGCAGCACCTCTGGCAGAAGCGGGGATAACCGATATGTGGCTCCCCCCTGCAGCCAAAGGATTCTCGGGTACCTACAGCGTGGGCTACGATGTATACGATTTCTGGGACCTGGGTGAATTTGATCAGAAAGGCACCGTTCCCACACGATACGGAACCAGAAGCGAACTGGATGCCGCATTGCAGGCTCTTGACAATATGGGAATCGACGCCTATTTCGATGTTGTATTCAATCACCGCATGGGTGCGGACCGGCAGCAGTACATCGACGGAATGGGCAACGTCTGGACCGATTTCGACCTGAACGGCCGGGACGTGTACTACACCCCTGAAGCCTGGGGAGGCCTGTACCACGATTTCGACTGGGACTGGACCGCCTTCAACGGCATAGACGGACAGCTGTTCCCCGGCAAGTACTGGGGCAATAACTATCACTGGCCGTACCTGATGGGAAATGACGTTGACCACAACCGGCCTGAAATTGTTGATGAAATGAAAGCCTGGGGCGAGTGGATTATTGAAGATGTGGGCTTCGACGGTTTCCGAATGGATGCGGTGGCCCATGTTGACAGCGATTTTACCCGGGACTGGGTGAACCATGTGCAGGCGGTTACCGACAAGGATGTGTTTTTTGTTGGAGAAGCATGGGTAGGCGATGTGGGCGGATACCTGGATCATGTGGGAACCGGTCATCTCAGTGCCTTTGACTTTGCTCTCCGGGAAGATTTTGTGAGTCTCAGCAGCGGAAATAAAGATATGCGCTGGTGGGGCGGCTTGGTGAACAGCGACAAGGGATCACAGGCAGTAACCTTTGTTGATAATCACGACACCAGCCGTGAAGGCAACCCCTACGGTAACCCTCAGGTTATCAACTATAAAAACCAGGCCTATGCATACATTCTCATGAAAGAGCAGGGCGTACCCACAGTATTTGCCCGAGATTATGAAGAGTTCGGCATGGCGCCCACCCTGGACACCCTCATCGAAGCCCGCCGGTATTTTGCCTACGGAGCAGGTCATGAGCAGAGTGCGAACACCGAAGCGGTGTACACATACGTCCGGGAAGGCCTGGATTCAGTACCGGGAACCGGTCTGGTAATGCTGATCTCCGGCCGGGACTGGGGGATTCAGGAAACTTTTTCCATCAACTCCCATCAGCCCAACACTGAGTTCTACGACTACACCGGCAATGTGGGCGGAACCGTTGTGACCGATGCCTCGGGCTATGGAAATTTTCCGGTGAGTATCAGCGAAAGCAGCGGATGGTCCATCTGGGTACCGGTTGCAGACCAGGAACCTCCTGCCCCTGCAGGATGGAGTCAGGCCTATTTCCGGGGAACACCCAATTCCTGGAGCACCTCGCAGATGGTGAAGGATGCCGACACCGGCCTGTGGGAATTTACTGCGGTATTCGGCAGTGATAATCCCCGGTTCAAGATCGACCGTTACGGCGATTGGACTGAAAGCTATCCCCAGCAGGATTACCTGATAACAGACGGATCCGGGGAGTACCTCATCAGCTTCGATGATGACGGAAAAGAAATTACCGCAGAAAAAATCGATGACGGGGGCACGGGAAGCGTAACCATTCACTACGCGGAATACGAGTATGCTTCTGAGTACATCATCCATCCATGGGACGGACTGAGCGGAAATATCAGCATGAGCTACGACGGCTTCTATAACGACCGTCACTGGTGGAGTGCAACCCTTGAGAATGCTCCTGCAAGCTTCATGTTCTGTTTCACCAACAGCAACGGCAGCTGGGACGGAGTGAACCGTGAATACGGCGGACAGTCCGGCGACATCTATGTTCTCCCCGGTGAATCACAGCTCTATGAACTCAGGCCCTAG
- a CDS encoding glycoside-pentoside-hexuronide (GPH):cation symporter codes for MNSNLNRFTYGLGTIGRDMVYSLVSMYLIFYLSDILQLSNLALGWITTIIVGARIFDAMNDPVMGIIVDNTRTRWGKFKPWISFGAVSSAVFTVLLFTDFGLRGTAYTISFAVIYLFWGITYTANDISYWSMLPSLSVSQNEREKLGAFARICANLGLFAVVVGIVPVTTALGESLGSMKQAYFVFALIVAGILIAGQSITVFGVREPRSMFQNYQHTTLKGLLEAIFKNDQLLFTAVSYSLFMIGYVTTTSFGLYFFKYAYGNESMYSIFALVLGVSQISALLIFPLISKRIPRRRFYSIATVLVLLGYVVFFFAPMNMIYIGTAGILLFVGQAFIQLLMLLFLSDTIEYGQRKLGRRNESVTFALQPFINKIGGAAASGVVGATIIISGINDAETAADVSAQGLMMMKVAMMVLPLILIVAGYIIYLKKYKISEEYYAEIINDLEQRGDLNLDAGDENQRPDSDIPE; via the coding sequence ATGAATTCAAACCTGAACAGGTTCACCTACGGTCTGGGCACCATCGGCAGGGACATGGTCTATTCCCTGGTAAGCATGTATCTGATTTTTTATCTCTCGGATATTCTTCAGCTGAGCAATCTTGCCCTGGGGTGGATTACCACCATCATTGTGGGAGCCCGCATTTTTGATGCCATGAACGATCCGGTAATGGGGATTATCGTGGATAACACCCGCACACGCTGGGGGAAATTCAAACCCTGGATCAGTTTCGGGGCGGTCAGCTCGGCGGTGTTCACCGTGCTGCTTTTCACCGACTTCGGACTGCGGGGGACGGCGTATACCATCTCCTTTGCGGTTATTTACCTCTTCTGGGGAATTACCTATACGGCGAATGATATCTCCTACTGGTCCATGCTGCCGTCTCTTTCGGTGAGCCAGAATGAGCGGGAGAAACTCGGGGCGTTCGCCCGGATATGCGCGAACCTGGGACTGTTTGCAGTGGTGGTTGGAATCGTCCCGGTAACCACCGCCCTGGGAGAGAGCCTGGGAAGCATGAAGCAGGCGTATTTCGTCTTTGCACTGATTGTAGCGGGAATTCTGATCGCCGGTCAGAGTATTACCGTGTTTGGGGTCCGGGAACCCCGCTCCATGTTTCAGAATTATCAGCATACCACCCTGAAGGGGCTGCTTGAAGCGATTTTCAAAAATGATCAGCTTCTGTTTACCGCCGTCTCCTACTCACTGTTTATGATAGGCTATGTGACCACCACCAGCTTCGGCCTCTACTTTTTCAAGTACGCCTACGGCAATGAGAGCATGTACTCCATATTTGCCCTGGTGCTGGGTGTGAGTCAGATCAGCGCCCTGCTGATCTTTCCCCTGATCAGTAAGCGCATACCGCGGCGGCGGTTTTACAGCATCGCAACGGTTCTGGTGCTCCTGGGCTATGTGGTGTTTTTCTTCGCTCCCATGAATATGATTTATATCGGGACTGCCGGTATTCTCCTGTTTGTTGGGCAGGCGTTTATTCAGCTTCTCATGCTGCTGTTTCTTTCGGATACCATCGAGTACGGTCAGCGGAAACTTGGGCGGCGGAATGAAAGTGTCACCTTTGCACTCCAGCCCTTCATCAACAAGATAGGGGGCGCAGCAGCCTCGGGAGTGGTGGGGGCCACCATTATAATTTCCGGGATTAACGACGCGGAAACTGCCGCAGATGTGAGTGCACAGGGTCTGATGATGATGAAGGTTGCCATGATGGTTCTCCCGCTGATTCTCATCGTCGCCGGCTACATTATCTATCTGAAAAAGTACAAGATCAGCGAGGAATACTACGCAGAGATCATCAACGACCTGGAACAGCGCGGCGACCTGAACCTGGATGCCGGGGATGAAAACCAGCGTCCCGACAGCGACATCCCCGAATAG
- a CDS encoding YjfB family protein, protein MSSISNIQEMSTAMSNQQVRQEAAVNILDSSLDTAQAQADQLIQMMEFKDPMVGNLVDVKA, encoded by the coding sequence ATGAGTTCGATATCAAACATTCAGGAAATGAGCACCGCCATGAGCAACCAGCAGGTACGCCAGGAAGCTGCGGTGAATATTCTCGACAGCTCACTGGATACCGCCCAGGCCCAGGCCGATCAGTTGATACAGATGATGGAGTTCAAGGATCCCATGGTGGGAAATCTTGTGGATGTGAAGGCATAG